The genomic window TGGACTTTTTGGAAGACCCAGAAGCAGAGGAATTCGTCATGGAATGGAACCAAGAAGTCTTTGAAGAAGGGAAAGCAGGCTTGGAAGAAGGAGAGTTTTATCCTTATCCGAGATACTAGAGACTAGGGGAGAAAGTATATGAAGAAAATAGTCTTGTCTTTTATTTCTGGTCTGTCCTTTGTTTTTTTGATGCTGGGATTTGTTTTTGGGACGATTGCCTTTAAAGAGCTAGGTTTCTCGTTAGTCTTTGTTCCAGGCTATCTATTTACTTTTCTCAGCATTTATCTGATATTTATCCTTCATGAGCTAGGTCATGCATTTTGCGGTTACCTGACAGGCTATCGCCTGGTGGCTTTTGGATTAGGAAACTTTCTTTTGACCAAAAAGTCAGGCAAGTTTCATCTGAGTCGAACAGCCGTTCTGAAAAATATTGGTGCTCAATATATTGGATTAAAAGAAGATGAAAGCGATCAAAGAATCATCCTGATGCTTGCAGGAGGCTTGATGGTTCATCTTGGTTTGATTTTATTGGCTCTATTGTATGGAATTTTGACAGCTAACTGGTATTTTGCAGCTACTTGGATTTGTCTAAATCTATCTTTTCTTCTCATCAATGCTAAGCCAGTTGGGATTACCGATGGAGCGAAAATCTGGGAATTGCTACAACATCCTGGAAATACGAAATACGCCTACTCGGTGTTGAGGCATTCTGCTCAGACCTTGCTAGCTCCTCAAGAGTATGATTTGAAAGACTTTATCATTCCTGTTGATGAGGATGTGAGAGGGAGTTTTGCTGAAAGCATTCAGATTTTTCAGGGACTAGTATTCATATTGGATGATAATATAGAACTTGCTAAGCGACAGTTTCAGTCTTTGCTAGAGAAAACAGATAATCCAATGTCTAAAACGATTTCTCAATTATATCTTCTTCAAATTGCCTTGCTAGAAGAAGATCATGAAAAAGCGGAGGAGTATGCAAGTAATCGAGGAGTTAAATCCTTTTTGTCTCTAAAAATGGCAGACATGCAGAG from Streptococcus oralis includes these protein-coding regions:
- a CDS encoding site-2 protease family protein, whose translation is MKKIVLSFISGLSFVFLMLGFVFGTIAFKELGFSLVFVPGYLFTFLSIYLIFILHELGHAFCGYLTGYRLVAFGLGNFLLTKKSGKFHLSRTAVLKNIGAQYIGLKEDESDQRIILMLAGGLMVHLGLILLALLYGILTANWYFAATWICLNLSFLLINAKPVGITDGAKIWELLQHPGNTKYAYSVLRHSAQTLLAPQEYDLKDFIIPVDEDVRGSFAESIQIFQGLVFILDDNIELAKRQFQSLLEKTDNPMSKTISQLYLLQIALLEEDHEKAEEYASNRGVKSFLSLKMADMQSIQAWYQFKVRNDMAQTRKAMKIARQKMDSSRMLRDEKRYYENWLAELEKELSEGV